The following coding sequences lie in one Brevibacterium marinum genomic window:
- a CDS encoding ATP-binding cassette domain-containing protein yields MQSTSQKLAEETEQAAVQVSLREWGMSGKQGNVFSGIDLDVPAGAVAIIKGPAGTGKTSLLLSIAGRMRVDTGEGQVGEFDIRKQARRAREEVSVGHIDGLTDLEDDFTLAQHIAERLIMLQPWYKPWVSKSSLREVIDVIRDTFDSATEVIDRLPEGQFSATDARHADFLIDEEGRAFVSELSELQKFLLELGLASLAQAPVVVLDNIDFLRDRGDRARAWAAILIYQELRRQREPERPLTVIASCEDSSEVDLVLEALHTEVSPTSVSELPLTQHPRH; encoded by the coding sequence ATGCAGAGCACCTCGCAGAAACTCGCCGAGGAGACAGAGCAGGCAGCGGTCCAGGTCAGCCTCCGCGAGTGGGGGATGTCGGGGAAACAGGGAAACGTCTTCTCCGGGATCGACCTCGACGTGCCCGCCGGAGCCGTCGCCATCATCAAAGGGCCGGCCGGGACGGGCAAAACCTCCCTGTTGCTCTCGATCGCCGGACGCATGCGCGTGGACACCGGTGAGGGCCAAGTGGGCGAATTCGACATCCGCAAGCAGGCCCGCCGTGCCCGCGAGGAGGTCAGCGTCGGCCATATCGACGGGCTGACCGACCTGGAGGACGACTTCACCCTCGCCCAGCACATCGCCGAACGGCTCATCATGCTTCAGCCCTGGTACAAACCGTGGGTCTCGAAGTCCTCTCTGCGCGAGGTCATCGACGTCATCCGCGACACTTTCGACTCCGCCACCGAGGTGATCGACCGCCTCCCCGAGGGGCAGTTCTCCGCCACGGACGCCAGGCATGCCGACTTCCTCATCGACGAGGAGGGCAGGGCCTTCGTCTCAGAGCTCAGCGAGCTGCAGAAGTTCCTCCTCGAGCTCGGTCTCGCCAGCCTCGCCCAGGCCCCGGTCGTCGTGCTCGACAATATCGACTTCCTGCGCGATCGCGGAGACCGGGCACGTGCGTGGGCGGCGATCCTCATCTATCAGGAGCTGCGCCGTCAACGCGAGCCTGAGCGCCCGCTCACGGTGATCGCCTCCTGCGAGGATTCCTCCGAGGTCGACCTCGTCCTCGAAGCCCTGCATACGGAAGTCTCGCCCACCTCGGTGAGCGAACTGCCCCTGACACAGCACCCACGGCACTGA
- a CDS encoding tellurite resistance/C4-dicarboxylate transporter family protein, with translation MSTGQTGLTHLQSKWGLSPGTLTPGCFASVMATGIMSVGAHLKGLMILSTALFWVAVVLYIFFLTLIIWRACSHNDELRADLHNPSKAFGFFTFVAATNVLATALEGQAHFRVALAVFCLGLLAWLLLGYLIPFSAVLGSSTSPILTQVNGTWFVCVVAAQSVAVAASGLMANLPTPGAEPNFSAGLAVIAVIAWSVGVGLYLACAVFVGMRALIHRIGPEDLDAPYWVMMGALAISVVAGSKILEGGAAPIFAATTLIVAGTSAILWAISTWLIPALVLAGLWRHFRHRIPLGYSAGLWSMVFPLGMYSVASTNVGRVDEVPVISWIGAQWYWIGLSVWAIVFCGMVWSFVRSTKARTSANSATSAPSNSVG, from the coding sequence ATGAGCACTGGACAGACGGGCCTGACGCACCTGCAGAGCAAGTGGGGGCTGAGCCCCGGCACCCTCACCCCTGGATGCTTCGCGTCCGTGATGGCGACGGGCATCATGTCGGTCGGTGCACACCTCAAGGGCCTGATGATTCTCTCGACCGCCCTGTTCTGGGTGGCCGTGGTTCTCTACATCTTCTTTCTCACGCTCATCATCTGGCGAGCCTGTTCCCACAACGACGAGCTGCGCGCCGATCTCCACAACCCTTCGAAGGCCTTCGGATTCTTCACCTTCGTTGCAGCGACGAATGTCCTGGCCACAGCATTGGAGGGCCAGGCCCACTTCCGCGTCGCGCTCGCGGTCTTCTGCCTCGGCCTCCTCGCCTGGCTGCTCCTGGGCTATCTCATCCCCTTCTCCGCCGTGCTCGGCTCCTCGACGTCGCCCATCCTCACGCAAGTCAACGGCACGTGGTTCGTCTGCGTGGTCGCCGCCCAGTCGGTTGCGGTCGCCGCGTCGGGACTCATGGCGAATCTCCCGACCCCGGGAGCCGAGCCGAATTTCAGCGCCGGGCTCGCAGTCATCGCGGTCATCGCCTGGAGCGTCGGCGTCGGCCTGTATCTCGCCTGCGCCGTCTTCGTGGGCATGAGGGCCCTGATCCACCGGATCGGCCCCGAGGATCTCGATGCCCCGTATTGGGTGATGATGGGGGCGCTGGCCATCTCCGTGGTGGCGGGATCGAAGATCCTCGAGGGCGGGGCAGCACCGATCTTCGCGGCCACGACGCTCATCGTGGCCGGCACCTCGGCGATCCTATGGGCGATCTCGACCTGGCTCATCCCCGCACTCGTCCTTGCCGGGCTGTGGCGGCACTTCCGTCACCGCATCCCACTGGGGTATTCGGCCGGATTGTGGAGCATGGTCTTCCCACTCGGCATGTACTCCGTGGCGAGCACCAACGTCGGACGGGTCGACGAGGTGCCCGTCATCTCGTGGATCGGCGCCCAGTGGTACTGGATCGGCCTCTCCGTCTGGGCGATCGTCTTCTGCGGAATGGTGTGGTCGTTCGTGCGGTCGACGAAGGCGCGGACCTCGGCGAACTCAGCGACCTCAGCCCCATCGAACTCTGTCGGTTGA
- a CDS encoding MmgE/PrpD family protein translates to MPRESPPSAPVGEDRTSAPLSATAAGLTERLTHLATQWQDPHPVETSQAGERAFVDTLACAIAAQEEPAVRIAGGAFASGASHSRVLGLPYAAGTDPQTIAILGGLAAHALDFDDVDDATISHPSAVLVPALLALSAARDLSGQTVVDAYTRGTVAGRIIAADIGIERHYELGWHSTSTIGTVAAAVATSCLLGLDAAATRHALGVAGSLAAGSRQNFGTMTKPLHAGIAASNAVLAALLAEGGFTADASQLESPLGFLALHSPGTVSNGTAATVTTADSVAEPIGLNIKAYPCCYYIQAAADAVSDLTESGLRAEDIATIEVCVQPGGLVPLIHHRPITGLEGKFSMEYAIAAMLLDHELTPQSFTDAAVNRGAAQELIPRVVPTTSQLPPIGAAEWTDGYAVVTATSKDGHTRTHRVDRPRGHVTRPLDEDRLRAKFDGCLAFAGLAADDETYSALRRLSSRSSMADFAQMLVASVTPAEVALP, encoded by the coding sequence ATGCCCCGAGAATCGCCCCCGTCCGCACCCGTCGGCGAGGACCGCACCAGCGCACCGCTCAGCGCCACCGCGGCGGGACTGACCGAACGACTGACCCATCTGGCAACGCAGTGGCAGGACCCGCACCCGGTCGAGACGAGCCAGGCGGGCGAACGCGCTTTCGTCGACACCCTGGCCTGTGCCATTGCGGCACAGGAGGAACCGGCGGTGAGGATCGCAGGCGGCGCATTCGCCTCGGGCGCGTCACACTCTCGAGTCCTCGGACTCCCCTACGCCGCCGGTACAGATCCGCAGACCATCGCCATCCTCGGCGGTCTGGCCGCACATGCGCTCGATTTCGATGACGTCGACGACGCCACGATCAGCCACCCCAGTGCTGTCCTCGTGCCCGCTCTGCTGGCACTGAGCGCAGCGCGTGATCTGTCGGGACAGACCGTCGTCGACGCCTACACCCGCGGCACCGTCGCCGGCCGCATCATCGCAGCGGACATCGGCATCGAGCGCCATTACGAGCTGGGCTGGCATTCGACCTCGACGATCGGCACCGTGGCGGCGGCGGTGGCCACGAGCTGTCTCCTCGGACTCGATGCCGCCGCCACCCGTCACGCCCTCGGCGTCGCGGGATCGCTTGCCGCCGGCAGCCGCCAGAATTTCGGCACGATGACCAAACCGCTCCACGCCGGGATAGCGGCCAGCAACGCCGTCCTCGCCGCGCTCCTGGCCGAAGGCGGTTTCACCGCCGACGCCTCGCAGCTCGAGAGCCCGCTGGGCTTCCTCGCCCTGCATTCGCCCGGCACCGTCAGCAACGGCACCGCGGCGACGGTCACCACCGCAGACTCAGTGGCCGAGCCGATCGGTCTCAACATCAAGGCGTACCCGTGCTGCTACTACATCCAGGCCGCGGCGGACGCCGTCTCGGATCTGACGGAGTCCGGTCTGCGTGCCGAGGACATCGCGACCATCGAGGTCTGCGTCCAACCGGGAGGCCTCGTCCCCCTCATCCACCATCGCCCGATCACCGGCCTGGAGGGAAAGTTCAGCATGGAGTACGCGATCGCCGCGATGCTCCTCGACCATGAACTGACGCCGCAGTCATTCACCGATGCCGCCGTCAATCGCGGCGCGGCGCAGGAGCTCATCCCCCGCGTCGTTCCGACGACGAGTCAGCTGCCGCCGATCGGCGCGGCCGAGTGGACCGACGGCTACGCGGTCGTCACGGCCACGTCGAAGGACGGGCACACTCGCACGCATCGGGTCGACCGCCCGCGCGGACATGTCACCCGACCACTCGACGAGGACCGTCTGCGGGCGAAGTTCGACGGCTGCCTCGCCTTCGCCGGACTCGCTGCCGATGACGAGACCTATTCCGCGCTGCGCCGGCTGTCCTCGCGGTCGTCCATGGCCGACTTCGCCCAGATGCTCGTGGCCTCGGTGACTCCCGCCGAGGTGGCCCTGCCGTGA
- a CDS encoding IclR family transcriptional regulator domain-containing protein, translating to MTGSNSAGPIRSVVNALRVIEALAEHKEIGVSELARRLEMPKTSTYRSLETLAHAGWVTPSGEDRARWSLTNRALIIGLSTASAGNLTQLAVREMNGVRDVIGETMHLLMLDGLDHVVVARVDGTNPIRTFLELGTRPMFHSTSSGRSLLSVMAEADVAEILDREAREQDFDRAEVLDEVRLTRERGYALNHAEWRTNIAAVGVPVVTQQGVPLAAISISMPLTSFLEHDHERVGRLLVEAGARITESLIC from the coding sequence GTGACCGGTTCGAACTCGGCAGGACCGATCCGCAGCGTTGTCAACGCACTTCGGGTCATCGAGGCATTGGCCGAACACAAGGAGATCGGGGTCTCGGAGCTCGCCCGCAGGCTCGAGATGCCCAAGACCTCGACGTACAGGAGCCTCGAGACGCTGGCTCACGCGGGATGGGTCACCCCCTCCGGAGAGGACCGGGCCCGGTGGTCGCTGACGAATCGGGCGCTCATCATCGGGCTCAGCACCGCCTCGGCGGGCAATCTCACTCAGTTGGCGGTTCGGGAGATGAACGGGGTGCGCGACGTCATCGGTGAGACGATGCACCTGCTCATGCTCGACGGCCTCGACCACGTGGTCGTCGCCCGGGTCGACGGGACCAATCCGATCCGGACGTTCCTCGAACTCGGCACCCGCCCGATGTTCCACTCCACCTCGAGCGGCCGTTCACTGCTGTCGGTCATGGCCGAGGCCGACGTGGCCGAGATCCTCGACCGGGAGGCGCGCGAGCAGGACTTCGACCGCGCCGAGGTCCTCGACGAGGTTCGCCTCACACGTGAGCGCGGATATGCGCTCAATCATGCGGAGTGGCGGACGAACATCGCGGCGGTCGGCGTCCCCGTCGTGACTCAGCAGGGCGTCCCCCTCGCCGCGATCTCCATTTCGATGCCGCTGACGAGCTTTCTCGAGCATGACCACGAGCGGGTGGGCCGTCTGCTCGTCGAGGCCGGCGCTCGCATCACCGAATCGCTGATCTGCTGA
- a CDS encoding YhgE/Pip domain-containing protein: MFSLPWLELSRFKRHTITRLAIIVVAVIPAIYGGLYLASNWAPTDNLDQLKAAVVNTDEGAERPKSDGEELHAGDELVDQITPEGEGGFDWQETSAKEAEDGLAEGEYFAVLEIPSNFSERLVSTGGNDPDQAGLNLRTDDAHNFIVGQVAGTILNEIKSSLNATTTAEYVSEVYLGFNDIHSSTEQAVDGASQLNDGAVDLHDGTGELSDGAHTLDEGVGTLQTGIGDLDDGAGELVTGSGDLKTGADTLATGTTEAKNGAKKLSTGAGQVADGTSQLRDTADEATDKAEDLRDRADDLVEGARPKLDRAEEDFDSAHETVTGDMDERVAQLREDYPDDPNVAKLAEDMDNLGGDLDEAHGRASNAADEAKDLEDPVKDAVDDVMGKIKQADQKIGTLDDGAQKVSTGADDLHSGLIELDTGAGDLADGAGDLHDGTIKLKDGTEQAKTGVADLKDGSSQLADGSDELDKGAKKLVDGSGELADKLAEGLKQIPTYDKSDRENRSDVVAMPVDAEKVKDNAVDAYGEGLAAFFVSLALWIGGMITYMVINAIPYRALMSSAKSTRIAWAGYVPGILFGVAQVAVLYGVLSFALDFSVGSWVWTLLFSILVAASFHSVHQLCVAALGGVGRLIALVLLMVQIASAGGTYPVETAPGIFQIISPFLPMTHAVEGLRALIAGGDMFIAAQSAVVLLLMTAICLVATVLVCGRKRTVTLTQLHPSLSL, from the coding sequence ATGTTCTCACTGCCCTGGCTCGAACTCAGTCGTTTCAAACGGCACACGATCACCCGTTTGGCGATCATCGTCGTGGCCGTCATCCCCGCGATCTACGGAGGCCTGTACCTGGCCTCGAACTGGGCCCCGACCGACAACCTCGACCAGCTCAAAGCGGCCGTGGTCAACACGGACGAGGGTGCCGAGAGGCCGAAATCGGACGGCGAAGAGCTCCATGCCGGAGACGAGCTCGTCGATCAGATCACTCCCGAGGGCGAAGGCGGTTTCGACTGGCAGGAGACATCGGCGAAGGAGGCCGAAGACGGCCTGGCCGAAGGCGAGTACTTCGCAGTCCTCGAGATCCCCTCGAACTTCTCCGAGCGGCTCGTCTCGACCGGCGGGAACGATCCCGACCAGGCCGGGCTGAATCTGCGCACGGACGACGCGCACAACTTCATCGTCGGCCAGGTGGCCGGCACGATTCTCAACGAGATCAAATCGAGCCTCAACGCGACCACCACCGCCGAATACGTCTCCGAGGTCTATCTCGGCTTCAACGACATCCACTCCTCGACCGAGCAGGCCGTCGACGGCGCCTCCCAGCTCAATGACGGCGCGGTCGATCTGCACGACGGTACGGGCGAACTCTCCGACGGCGCCCACACCCTCGACGAGGGAGTCGGCACGCTCCAGACCGGCATCGGCGACCTCGACGACGGAGCGGGCGAGCTGGTCACGGGCAGCGGTGATCTCAAGACGGGCGCCGACACCCTGGCCACAGGCACCACCGAGGCGAAGAACGGCGCGAAGAAGCTCTCCACCGGAGCGGGTCAGGTCGCCGACGGAACCTCGCAGCTGCGCGACACTGCGGACGAGGCCACCGACAAGGCCGAGGACCTGCGCGATCGCGCCGACGACCTCGTCGAGGGAGCTCGGCCCAAACTCGACCGCGCGGAGGAGGACTTCGACTCCGCACATGAGACGGTCACCGGTGACATGGACGAGCGAGTCGCTCAGCTGCGCGAAGACTACCCGGACGATCCGAATGTGGCGAAGCTCGCCGAGGACATGGACAACCTCGGCGGGGATCTCGACGAGGCCCACGGCCGCGCCTCGAATGCGGCCGATGAGGCGAAGGATCTGGAGGATCCGGTCAAGGACGCCGTCGACGACGTCATGGGCAAGATCAAGCAGGCCGATCAGAAGATCGGCACACTCGACGATGGGGCGCAGAAGGTCTCCACCGGGGCCGATGACCTGCATTCCGGTCTCATCGAGCTCGACACGGGCGCAGGCGACCTCGCCGATGGCGCCGGTGACCTCCATGACGGCACCATCAAGCTCAAGGACGGAACCGAACAGGCCAAGACCGGTGTCGCCGATCTCAAGGACGGATCCTCACAGCTCGCCGACGGTTCGGACGAACTCGACAAGGGGGCGAAGAAGCTCGTCGACGGTTCCGGCGAGCTCGCCGACAAACTCGCCGAGGGGCTCAAGCAGATCCCGACCTACGACAAGTCCGATCGAGAGAACCGCTCCGACGTCGTCGCCATGCCCGTCGACGCCGAGAAGGTCAAGGACAACGCCGTCGACGCCTACGGTGAGGGCCTTGCCGCCTTCTTCGTCTCCCTGGCGCTGTGGATCGGCGGCATGATCACCTACATGGTCATCAACGCCATTCCCTATCGCGCGCTGATGTCATCGGCGAAATCGACTCGCATCGCCTGGGCCGGCTACGTGCCCGGCATCCTGTTCGGAGTCGCGCAGGTGGCGGTGCTCTACGGAGTGCTCAGCTTCGCCCTCGACTTCTCCGTCGGGAGCTGGGTGTGGACCCTGTTGTTCTCGATCCTCGTCGCGGCCAGCTTCCATTCGGTCCACCAGCTCTGTGTCGCGGCCCTGGGCGGTGTCGGCAGACTGATCGCGCTCGTTCTGCTCATGGTCCAGATCGCCTCGGCGGGCGGGACCTACCCGGTTGAGACGGCGCCCGGCATATTCCAGATCATCTCGCCGTTCCTGCCGATGACGCACGCGGTCGAGGGTCTGCGGGCCCTCATCGCCGGCGGTGACATGTTCATCGCCGCCCAATCGGCGGTCGTTCTGCTGCTGATGACCGCGATCTGCCTGGTGGCGACGGTGCTCGTCTGCGGTCGGAAGCGGACGGTCACACTCACCCAGCTGCATCCGAGCCTGTCGTTGTAG
- a CDS encoding CoA transferase encodes MSPEPTPDLPLAGITVLALEQAVAAPFASRQLADLGARVIKVERPDGGDFARGYDRTVTGNRTVTADRTVTGDATPTQATDSDADADATLSSAFLWLNRGKESVTLDIKSEDGAASLERLLAGADVFIENLSPSAARRAGLDPASVQIRHPNVIACSISGYGETGPMADAKAYDLLIQGETGMIALTGDGDMMAKVGISIADIAAGSYAYSSILAALLHRFRTGRVEPVRISLFDALSEWLGYPLHYALHSGREPARRGTSHATIAPYGAFATGDGNVILFAVQSEREWARFCEIVMSDAALAIDDRFDSQHSRVANAELLDEIITARLSQLRQDEALALLADADIAVARLNAITDLAEHEQLLARRRWTDTPTPVGPIRTLLPPWVPGPQGREYGSVPRLGEHTRSVLAEFPPADTEPATDRTAHT; translated from the coding sequence GTGAGCCCCGAACCCACCCCGGACCTCCCCTTGGCCGGCATCACCGTCCTCGCCCTCGAACAGGCCGTCGCCGCACCCTTCGCCTCACGACAGCTGGCCGATCTCGGAGCCCGAGTGATCAAGGTCGAACGCCCCGACGGAGGCGATTTCGCACGCGGCTACGACCGCACTGTGACAGGCAACCGCACGGTCACAGCCGACCGCACGGTCACGGGCGATGCGACGCCCACACAGGCCACCGACTCCGACGCCGATGCCGACGCCACCCTGTCCTCGGCGTTCCTCTGGCTCAATCGGGGCAAGGAGTCCGTCACTCTCGACATCAAGTCCGAGGACGGGGCGGCGAGCCTCGAACGCCTCCTCGCCGGTGCCGATGTCTTCATCGAGAACCTCTCCCCCTCCGCGGCCCGCCGCGCCGGACTGGACCCGGCCTCCGTGCAGATCAGGCACCCGAACGTCATCGCGTGCTCCATCTCCGGATACGGGGAGACCGGGCCGATGGCCGACGCGAAGGCCTACGATCTGCTCATCCAGGGCGAGACCGGCATGATCGCCCTCACCGGTGACGGCGACATGATGGCCAAGGTCGGCATCTCGATCGCGGACATCGCCGCGGGCAGCTACGCCTATTCCTCGATCCTCGCCGCCCTGCTCCACCGGTTCCGCACCGGACGGGTCGAGCCCGTGCGGATCTCCCTCTTCGACGCCCTCTCCGAATGGCTGGGCTATCCCCTGCACTACGCGCTCCACAGCGGACGGGAACCGGCCCGCCGCGGCACCTCGCATGCCACGATCGCCCCCTACGGCGCCTTCGCGACCGGCGACGGAAACGTCATCCTCTTCGCCGTGCAGAGCGAACGGGAATGGGCGCGCTTCTGCGAAATCGTCATGTCCGATGCCGCACTTGCCATCGACGACCGCTTCGACTCGCAGCACTCACGCGTGGCCAACGCCGAACTGCTCGACGAGATCATCACAGCCCGGCTCTCCCAGCTCAGGCAGGACGAGGCCCTCGCCCTCCTCGCCGACGCCGACATTGCGGTGGCTCGGCTCAACGCAATCACCGATCTCGCCGAGCACGAACAGCTCCTGGCCCGCCGCCGGTGGACCGACACCCCGACCCCGGTGGGACCGATCCGCACCCTGCTCCCGCCCTGGGTCCCAGGCCCGCAGGGACGCGAGTACGGAAGCGTGCCCCGCCTCGGCGAACACACCCGATCCGTGCTGGCGGAATTCCCACCGGCCGATACAGAACCCGCGACCGATAGGACGGCACACACATGA